One window of the Kwoniella dejecticola CBS 10117 chromosome 3, complete sequence genome contains the following:
- a CDS encoding dihydroxy-acid dehydratase codes for MLSRRFLCTPVARAARAVHSSAARPASEAINRYSKTITEPKSQGASQAMLYATDGVNTDDDLKKAMVGVASVWYEGNPCNGHILALGQRVKKSLGEAGLIGYQFGTPAVSDGISMGTSGSELSGWGSKADSNMPGTLIALGRLNRPGLMVYGGTIKPGNCGGEVLDIVSAFQSYGRYLQEGQTEAAEKTRYDTVRNACPGSGACGGVLTMALGGSTNVVLHLIAIAHSVGIKLTIDDFQAVSDRTPLLADLKPSGKYVMEDIHSIGGIPSVIHFLIKHGYMTGEGLTVTGKTLGENCDRWVEKHGSKWEGQKILRPVDDPIKATGHLRILRGNLAPGGAVSKITGKEGLRFTGKCRAFDVEEDFVKAVESGSIKKSEKTVVVLRYLGPKGGPGMPEMLKPTSLIMGAGLGYDVACLTDGRFSGGSHGFVVGHVVPEAQEGGPIALVQDGDVIDIDAVANTLNVDVSDEEMARRRAAWTAPPLKVNKGTLLKYAKLVTDASHGCGEWVVWGAGYMLIFLQSPMRNPLASALYPMHLFSLGVFVVT; via the exons ATGCTGTCGAGGCGCTTCCTGTGCACACCTGTAGCTCGCGCTGCGAGAGCAGTCCACTCCTCGGCCGCTCGGCCGGCATCTGAGGCCATAAATAGGTACTCCAAGACCATCACCGAGCCAAAATCACAGGGGGCCTCACAG GCCATGTTGTACGCTACAGACGGAGTGAATACGGATGATGATTTGAAGAAGGCTATGGTTGGAGTCGCGAGCGTCTG GTACGAGGGTAACCCGTGCAACGGCCACATCCTGGCTCTCGGGCAGCGGGTCAAGAAGTCGCTAGGTGAAGCCGGTCTCATTGGGTACCAATTCGGTACTCCCGCAGTCTCAGATGGTATCAGTATGGGAACATCAGGAAGTGAGTTGTCTGGGTGGGGGAGCAAAGCTGACTCT AACATGCCGGGGACTTTGATCGCCCTCGGTCGGCTGAATCGACCCGGATTGATGGTCTACGGTGGGACTATAAAACCTGGAAACTGCGGTGGAGAGGTGTTGGATATTGTATCCGCTTTCCAGAGTTACGGACGATATTTGCAGGAGGGGCAGACCGAGGCTGCGGAGAAGACTAGATACGACACGGTCAGAAATGCTTGTCCCGGCTCGGGCGCTTGTGGAGGG GTCCTGACCATGGCTCTGGGTGGTTCCACCAACGTCGTTCTGCATCTAATCGCCATTGCTCACTCTGTCGGCAtcaaactcaccatcgaCGACTTCCAAGCGGTCTCTGACCGAACACCTCTTCTTGCCGATCTCAAGCCCAGCGGGAAGTACGTCATGGAGGATATACATTCTATTGGAGGTATACCGA GCGTCATTCATTTCCTCATCAAGCACGGGTACATGACCGGTGAAGGCCTGACTGTGACGGGCAAGACATTGGGCGAGAACTGTGATCGATGGGTAGAGAAGCATGGCAGCAAGTGGGAGGGTCAGAAGATCCTCCGACCGGTTGATGACCCCATCAAGGCGACTGGGCATTTGCGAATTCTCAGAGGCAACCTCGCTCCCGGCGGTGCCGTCTCAAAGATCACCGGAAAGGAAGGGCTCAGGTTCACCGGTAAATGCCGAGCCTTTGACGTGGAGGAGGACTTTGTCAAAGCCGTAGAGTCTGgctcgatcaagaagagcgagaagacCGTGGTCGTGCTGCGATATCTTGGTCCGAAGGGAGGCCCTG GTATGCCCGAAATGCTCAAGCCTACCAGTCTCATCATGGGCGCCGGTCTGGGCTACGACGTCGCTTGTTTGACCGACGGTCGGTTCAGTGGAGGCTCTCACGGTTTCGTCGTCGGTCATGTCGTGCCCGAGGCTCAGGAGGGAGGTCCCATCGCTCTCGTCCAGGACGGTGACGTGATTGACATCGACGCGGTCGCAAACACTCTCAACGTGGATGTCTCAGACGAGGAGATGGCCAGGCGAAGGGCAGCATGGACAGCGCCGCCGCTCAAGGTCAACAAGGGCACTTTGCTCAAGTATGCGAAGTTGGTCACCGACGCGTCGCACGGTTGTGGTGAGTGGGTTGTTTGGGGAGCAGGATATATGCTGATTTTCCTTCAGTCACCGATGCGTAACCCTCTCGCTTCTGCTTTGTACCCAATGCATCTGTTCAGTCTCGGCGTGTTTGTTGTTACATAA
- a CDS encoding imidazoleglycerol-phosphate dehydratase: MSNMSPRTASVERKTSETEITCSIDLDHVPGVTTQTIDVSTGLGFLDHMFTALAKHGGMSLTLKCKGDLHIDDHHTAEDCALALGAAFKKALGERKGIKRYGFAYAPLDESLSRAVIDISSRPFFVCHLPFTREKIGDLSTEMVSHLLQSFAFEAGVTLHVDSIRGDNNHHIAESAFKALALAIRMAITRTGGDDVPSTKGVLAL, from the exons ATGTCGAACATGTCTCCACGCACCGCTTCCGTCGAGCGAAAGACCAGCGAGACGGAGATCACCTGCTCGATCGATCTCGACCATGTCCCGGGCGTCACTACACAGACCATAGACGTCAGCACCGGTCTCGGTTTTCTCGACCAT ATGTTTACCGCTCTTGCGAAACACGGAGGCATGTCCTTGACGCTCAAATGTAAGGGTGACCTGCACATCGACGATCACCATACGGCGGAGGATTGTGCATTGGCGCTAGGTGCAGCATTCAAGAAGGCTTTAggggagaggaaagggataAAGAGATACGGCTTTGCGTACGCTCCAttggacgag TCGCTGTCACGAGCGGTCATCGACATTTCATCTCGTCCGTTCTTTGTCTGTCACTTGCCGTTCACGAGAGAGAAGATAGGAGATC TATCCACCGAGATGGTCTCCCACTTGCTTCAATCGTTTGCGTTCGAGGCTGGGGTGACATTGCATGTCGATTCGATAAGGGGCGATAACAACCATCACAT CGCGGAGTCCGCATTCAAGGCCTTGGCTCTCGCCATCCGGATGGCTATCACTCGGACGGGAGGTGATGACGTGCCAAGTACGAAGGGTGTGCTTGCTTTATAA
- a CDS encoding 2-isopropylmalate synthase, whose translation METKVLQIVSVHPKTYFADKVAMSNQQKTRFFRHLVQLGFKEIEVSYPAASDSDFQFCRDLQSKGEVPDDVWIQVLTPARADLIKRTFEAVAGLKHVIIHMYNATSCLFREVVFNNDRDETIRLASDHTRLVRELAEQYAASHGTSFRYEYSPETFSQTETPYAVEVCEAVKKTWLAGEKSVWADGRKEERIIFNLPATVEVATPNCFADQARRTSLTSGCAVAAAELGVLAGADRIEGTVLGNGERTGNVDLVTLGLNCYSQGIPPNLDFSDMFSVIDTVTECTGLPVHPRHPYAGELVFTAFSGSHQDAIKKGLEAQAQREKKGDNKWSVPYLPIDPADVGCTYEAVIRVNSQSGKGGIAYIVKSALALDLPRRMQIAFYKVVQDRSESTGKEMTSKDITTAFRQTYHLGGSVYDGRMVLKSFNMVDIRSAAPSAVGTPSLSPDRSRAHSRVASLTNSVVEASPDRDIDSNLPSASKRLKAKVLVDGALREISGEGNGPLSSFLDALQGDLGIALSIREYTEHAVGAGSDVKAATYVELIPPNVEAKDKTKGGFWGVGVDADITASGLKAVISAANGYLGQSPVQADNA comes from the exons ATGGAAACCAAAGTCTTGCAAATCGTGAGTGTACATCCAAAAACGTATTTTGCTGATAAAGTAGCTATGAGCAATCAACAAAAAACACGATTCTTTAGACATCTAGTGCAACTTGGATTCAAGGAGATTGAAGTGTCTTACCCAGCTGCTTCCGACTCCGACTTCCAATTTTGCCGGGATCTACAAAGTAAAGGAGAAGTGCCCGATGATGTCTGgatccag GTCCTCACCCCAGCTAGAGCTGATCTCATTAAACGAACATTCGAGGCGGTGGCAGGACTAAAGCACGTCATCATACACATGTACAACGCTACATCTTGTCTCTTCAGAGAAGTGGTTTTCAATAATGACAGAGACGAAACCATCAG ACTCGCTTCGGACCACACTCGTCTCGTGCGAGAACTCGCTGAACAATATGCTGCTTCT CACGGTACGAGTTTCCGATACGAATACTCCCCCGAAACTTTCTCCCAAACCGAGACCCCTTATGCCGTCGAGGTTTGCGAGGCAGTAAAGAAGACATGGCTCGCAGGAGAGAAGAGCGTCTGGGCAGATGGTCGCAAAGAGGAGAGGATCATCTTT AATCTACCCGCTACAGTGGAAGTCGCTACCCCCAACTGTTTcgctgatcaa GCACGAAGGACTTCGCTAACGTCAGGCTGCGCTGTCGCTGCCGCGGAACTCGGTGTGCTTGCTGGTGCGGATCGAATCGAGGGTACGGTCCTAGGAAACGGGGAACGTACCGGAAACGTCGACCTTGTCACCCTTGGTCTCAACTGCTATTCCCAAGGTATCCCACCCAACCTCGATTTCTCCGACATGTTCTCTGTCATCGATACTGTCACCGAATGCACTGGTCTGCCGGTACACCCTCGACATCCTTACGCCGGTGAACTCGTTTTCACCGCTTTCTCCGGAAGTCACCAAGATGCTATCAAGAAGGGTCTCGAGGCGCAGGCCCaacgagagaagaagggcgacAACAAATGGAGCGTGCCTTACCTTCCTATCGATCCCGCAGATGTCGGATGCACATACGAGGCCGTCATTCGTGTCAATTCGCAGTCTGGTAAAGGGGG TATCGCCTacatcgtcaaatcagctctcGCACTGGATCTCCCGCGTCGAATGCAGATCGCTTTCTACAAGGTCGTGCAAGACAGATCCGAATCGACCGGGAAAGAAATGACTTCAAAGGATATCACAACCGCCTTCCGACAGACATATCATCTCGGTGGTTCTGTTTACGATGGAAGAATGGTGCTAAAGTCCTTCAACATGGTGGACATCCGATCCGCAGCCCCTTCTGCTGTTGGAACACCCAGTCTCAGTCCCGACCGATCGCGAGCTCACAGCCGCGTGGCCTCTCTCACAAACTCCGTCGTCGAGGCAAGTCCTGACCGAGATATCGATTCGAATCTGCCTTCCGCTTCCAAGAGGCTCAAAGCAAAAGTTCTTGTTGATGGCGCGCTGCGGGAAATATCCGGAGAAGGAAATGGTCCACTCTCCTCATTCCTTGATGCCCTTCAAGGAGACCTTGGTATCGCTCTTTCCATCAGAGAATATACGGAACACGCCGTCGGAGCCGGATCGgatgtcaaagctgctaCATACGTGGAACTGATCCCACCCAACGTCGAGGCCAAAGATAAGACCAAGGGCGGATTCTGGGGAGTCGGTGTCGACGCGGATATCACCGCGTCTGGTCTAAAAGCAGTCATCAGTGCTGCCAATGGGTACCTTGGCCAAAGTCCCGTTCAAGCCGACAATGCATAA